A region of Salvelinus sp. IW2-2015 unplaced genomic scaffold, ASM291031v2 Un_scaffold2479, whole genome shotgun sequence DNA encodes the following proteins:
- the LOC112074063 gene encoding parapinopsin-like, with protein sequence MDHRQLLPDLRGNISSSPGSVSEALLSRTGYTILAVIIGVFSVAGVCMNVLVIVVTMRHRKLRQPLNYALVNLAVADLGCALFGGLPTMVTNAMGYFSMGRLGCVLEGFAVAFFGIAGLCSVAVIAVDRYVVVCRPMGAVMFQTRHAVGGVVLSWVWSFLWNTPPLFGWGSFELEGVRTSCSPNWYSREPGNMSYIILYFLLCFAIPFSIIMVSYARILFTLHQVSKLKVLEGDSTTRVEIQVVRMVVVMVMAFLLSWLPYAAFALSVILDPSLHINPLIATVPMYLAKSSTVYNPIIYVFMNRQFRDCAVPFLLCGLNPWASEPVGSEADTALSSVSKNPRVSPQ encoded by the exons ATGGACCACCGACAGCTTCTCCCCGATCTCCGTGGAAACATCTCCTCCTCCCCGGGCTCGGTCAGTGAAGCGCTGCTCTCCAGGACGGGCTACACCATCCTGGCKGTGATCATTGGTGTGTTCTCGGTGGCCGGGGTCTGTATGAACGTCCTGGTCATCGTGGTGACGATGAGACACCGGAAGCTGCGCCAGCCACTGAACTACGCCTTAGTCAACCTGGCAGTGGCAGACCTGGGCTGTGCTCTGTTCGGGGGACTGCCCACTATGGTCACCAACGCTATGGGCTACTTCAGCATGGGGCGGCTGGGCTGCGTGCTGGAGGGTTTCGCTGTGGCTTTCTTTG GTATTGCAGGTCTGTGTTCAGTGGCCGTGATAGCTGTGGACCGTTATGTGGTGGTGTGTCGACCAATGGGGGCGGTCATGTTCCAGACCAG GCACGCAGTCGGAGGGGTGGTCCTGTCCTGGGTGTGGTCGTTTTTATGGAACACCCCGCCTCTGTTTGGCTGGGGCAGCTTTGAACTGGAGGGGGTTAGGACCTCCTGCTCCCCAAACTGGTACAGCAGGGAACCAGGAAACATGTCTTACATCATCCTTTACTTCCTGCTCTGCTTCGCCATTCCCTTCTCCATCATCATGGTCTCCTACGCTCGCATCCTCTTCACACTACACCAG gtgTCCAAGCTGAAGGTGTTGGAGGGCGACAGCACCACCCGCGTGGAGATACAGGTTGTGCGTATGGTGGTAGTCATGGTGATGGCCTTCCTGCTCAGCTGGTTGCCCTACGCGGCCTTTGCCCTCTCTGTGATCCTTGACCCCAGCCTCCATATCAACCCTCTCATTGCCACGGTGCCCATGTACCTGGCCAAGAGCAGCACTGTCTACAACCCCATCATATACGTGTTTATGAACAGACAG TTCCGGGACTGTGCTGTTCCTTTCTTGCTGTGTGGTCTGAACCCCTGGGCCTCGGAACCAGTGGGCTCTGAAGCTGATACCGCCCTGTCCTCCGTCAGCAAGAACCCACGAGTCTCACCCCAATGA
- the LOC112074064 gene encoding complement C1q tumor necrosis factor-related protein 3, with amino-acid sequence MKTMMKKTMLPLQLIVIVCLSYGQGDDSTNKHSISDYSCGTFFTLFSGLSAEVGNLRREVEDLRKSRNSVGVAFSAALRPPIQDKEGYGHTGPFQADTNLVHTHVITNVGNAFSPRTGAFTAPVHGVYYFTFTSYAWKNEANIGVALYKNQEQVALVYEYQDKGDNEDFASNGATLQLAKGDTVSLVLPSGFQVTSNAFNNLSTFSGFLLFHVEGGNF; translated from the exons ATGAAGACAATGATGAAGAAGACGATGCTTCCTCTCCAGCTGATTGTGATCGTTTGTCTGTCTTATGGACAGGGAGATGATTCCACCAACAAGCACTCCATCTCTGATTACAGCTGTGGCACTTTCTTTACCCTTTTCTCTGGCCTGTCTGCCGAGGTGGGGAACCTGAGGAGGGAGGTTGAGGACTTGAGAAAGTCACGCAACT CTGTAGGTGTGGCCTTCTCAGCTGCCCTGAGACCTCCTATCCAGGACAAGGAGGGCTACGGCCACACCGGGCCCTTCCAGGCAGACACCAACCTGGTCCACACTCACGTCATCACCAACGTTGGTAACGCGTTCAGCCCCAGGACAG GAGCATTCACAGCACCAGTRCATGGAGTCTACTACTTCACTTTCACCTCCTATGCCTGGAAAAATGAGGCCAACATCGGGGTGGCCCTTTACAAGAACCAGGAGCAGGTAGCTCTGGTCTATGAGTATCAGGACAAGGGGGACAACGAAGACTTTGCGTCCAACGGGGCCACCCTGCAGCTGGCCAAAGGAGACACGGTTTCCCTGGTCCTACCGTCTGGTTTCCAGGTGACCAGTAATGCTTTCAATAACCTCAGCACCTTCAGTGGCTTCCTTCTCTTCCATGTTGAAGGAGGAAACTTCTGA